In candidate division WOR-3 bacterium, a single window of DNA contains:
- the rpsL gene encoding 30S ribosomal protein S12 — MPTTNQLVRKPRRVARARSKTPALRGNPQKRGVCTRVYTTTPKKPNSALRKVCKVRLTHGQEITCYIPGEGHNLQEHSIVLVRGGRVKDLPGVRYHVVRGVLDTAGVEGRRQGRSQYGAKRPKTQAAQ; from the coding sequence ATGCCGACCACCAATCAGCTTGTGAGAAAGCCGCGACGTGTTGCCCGCGCACGATCCAAGACGCCGGCGCTCCGCGGCAACCCGCAGAAGCGCGGGGTCTGTACGAGGGTTTACACCACGACCCCCAAGAAGCCAAACTCGGCGCTGCGCAAAGTGTGCAAGGTCAGGCTGACCCACGGACAGGAAATTACCTGCTACATCCCGGGTGAGGGTCACAACCTGCAGGAACACTCGATTGTGCTTGTTCGGGGTGGCCGCGTGAAGGACCTGCCGGGCGTGAGGTATCACGTCGTACGAGGAGTCCTGGATACGGCAGGAGTCGAAGGCCGGCGACAGGGCCGCAGTCAGTATGGTGCGAAGCGGCCGAAGACTCAGGCCGCACAGTAG
- the rpsG gene encoding 30S ribosomal protein S7 encodes MSRRRRATPTVPAPDPRYGSPFVAKFINSLMWDGKKTVAQRVFYGAMQLITERTNEDGYEVFQKAMNNVKPVLEVRPRRVGGATYQIPMEVRPRRRDALAIKWTIEAARTRSEHTMVERLAAELIDASKNQGAAVKKKEDTHKMAEANRAFAHYRW; translated from the coding sequence ATGTCACGTAGAAGAAGGGCAACTCCAACCGTACCAGCACCCGACCCCAGATACGGCTCGCCTTTTGTTGCCAAGTTTATCAACAGCTTGATGTGGGACGGTAAGAAAACGGTAGCCCAGCGCGTGTTCTATGGTGCGATGCAACTCATCACCGAACGAACTAACGAAGACGGGTACGAGGTATTCCAGAAGGCGATGAACAACGTCAAACCGGTGCTTGAAGTCCGTCCCCGCCGGGTCGGTGGCGCGACCTACCAGATTCCGATGGAAGTCAGACCCCGGCGGCGCGATGCCTTGGCGATAAAGTGGACAATCGAAGCGGCCCGGACACGGAGCGAGCACACGATGGTCGAGCGACTGGCAGCTGAGCTGATTGATGCCAGCAAGAACCAGGGCGCGGCAGTCAAGAAGAAGGAAGATACTCACAAGATGGCAGAGGCAAACCGCGCCTTTGCCCACTATCGCTGGTAG
- the rpoC gene encoding DNA-directed RNA polymerase subunit beta' — protein sequence MIADRDFRDFDALRLRIASPETIRSWSSGEVIKPETINYRTQKPERDGLFCERVFGPVKDYECNCGKYKKIRYKGIVCDRCGVEVTTSAVRRHRMGHIELVVPVAHTLFYQVPPSKIGLMLALSINQVEAVLNYEAYVVIEPGDSPLKKMDLLAEEDYREYSRRYDGFEAGTGAAAIKTLLSKIELEDLAAELRARIKHETSRRFDLLRRLRVVEAFRTSGAQPEWMVLEVLPVIPPDLRPLVPLEGGRYATSDLNDLYKRVIVRNNRLKHLMSIKTPEIILKNEKRMLQDAVDTLFSNETRPRPVRGRGNRPLKSLCEALRGKQGRFRRNLLGKRVDYSGRSVIVVEPTLKLHECSLPKEMALELFKPMILRQLEERRLAESERGAKSMYRKEAPEVWEVLEEVTREHPVLLNRAPTLHRISVEGFFPRLSEQRAIGIHPLVCPPFNADFDGDTMSVHVPLTPEAILETAVLTLSSHNILSPAHGRPLMVPSQDIVAGVYFMTKTRPSRGEAKKHFDDFATVHSAYELGELDIHEPVKFHYEGKVYDTTVGRVLFNEVLPKSLRFVNETYGKDKLVAAVDLCSRTLGMDATAKLLDDIKDLGFEMATRSGLSIGMDDVTVPPEKAEVLERSEKALRRVQRAYERGLMTDAEKYNLVVNTWTLATAEVEEALMKRLSQDQEGFNPVFMLIDSGARGSRTQASQIGGMRGLMAKPQRRSVGEEVIETPIKSSFREGLSVWEYFISTHGARKGLTDTALKTAEAGYLTRRLVDVAQDVVITQEDCGTILGQEVTALREGGEVVEPLAERIAGRFAVDDVVNPISGEVIVRAGDEISDKAAQEIEDYGIEKVRVRSVLTCETPGGLCVKCYGRNLATGRIVEIGEAVGVVAAQSIGEPGTQLTLKTFHVGGVSARVAEQTKATAKYSGHVKYEGLVVSARSDGETVALDQGRIVVTAPDRAVPFNVPAGAVVRVKDGQDVAEGETLFEWEPYSIPIMAKAAGKVVYHDIEVGITVREDIDERTERMQRIITEDRQKRRHPRITVVNAKGKTLETHALPAGAYLVADDGTEVVPGDTLARLLREMGRTRDITGGLPKVAELFEAKHVKDPAVISEIDGTVHVGEPKEGIREVRVTSEGGTDKVYEIPYGKYLLVQTGDQVLAGDKLCEGSVDPHDVLRVKGWLAVQEFLTNQIQAVYRLQKVKINDKHISVIVRQMLRKVKVIDAGDSNFIEGEIVERRRLYEENQKLVAENLRPASFQPILLGITRAALLTDSFLSAASFQETTRVLSEAAIQGRLDKLRGLKENVIVGRLVPAGTGFREFCRIKLATEEPKKGEQEVASE from the coding sequence ATGATTGCTGACAGGGATTTCCGAGACTTTGACGCACTGCGGCTGCGGATTGCATCGCCGGAAACAATCCGGAGCTGGTCCTCGGGCGAGGTGATAAAGCCCGAGACAATCAACTACCGCACCCAGAAGCCGGAACGGGACGGACTGTTCTGTGAGCGCGTGTTTGGTCCGGTGAAGGACTATGAGTGTAACTGTGGTAAGTACAAGAAGATTCGGTATAAGGGCATTGTGTGCGACCGTTGTGGCGTCGAGGTGACGACTTCGGCGGTGCGGCGTCATCGGATGGGGCACATCGAACTGGTCGTGCCGGTTGCCCACACGTTGTTCTACCAGGTGCCACCTTCGAAGATTGGGCTCATGCTGGCGCTTTCCATCAACCAAGTCGAGGCAGTGCTGAATTACGAGGCATATGTGGTGATTGAGCCAGGCGACTCGCCGCTCAAGAAGATGGACCTTTTGGCTGAAGAGGACTATCGTGAGTACAGCCGTCGGTACGATGGTTTTGAGGCAGGGACTGGTGCGGCCGCAATCAAGACACTATTGTCCAAGATCGAACTGGAAGACCTTGCCGCAGAACTACGTGCTCGGATTAAGCACGAGACTTCCCGTCGGTTTGACCTACTACGGCGACTTCGGGTGGTTGAGGCGTTCCGGACTTCGGGTGCCCAGCCGGAGTGGATGGTGCTCGAGGTGCTGCCGGTGATTCCTCCTGACCTGCGGCCGCTAGTGCCGTTGGAGGGAGGGCGTTATGCTACCTCCGACCTGAACGATTTGTATAAACGGGTCATTGTCCGAAATAACCGGCTCAAGCACCTGATGTCAATCAAGACTCCGGAGATTATTCTCAAGAATGAGAAGCGGATGCTGCAAGATGCCGTAGATACACTCTTCTCGAACGAGACCCGGCCCAGGCCGGTGCGGGGCAGAGGAAACCGGCCGCTGAAATCGCTGTGCGAGGCACTGCGGGGCAAACAGGGCCGGTTTCGTCGTAATCTTCTGGGCAAGCGGGTTGACTACTCTGGCCGGTCGGTCATTGTGGTCGAGCCGACGCTGAAGCTTCACGAGTGCAGTCTGCCAAAGGAAATGGCCCTGGAGTTGTTCAAGCCGATGATTCTCAGACAATTGGAGGAACGTCGGCTGGCCGAATCTGAGCGAGGAGCAAAATCAATGTACCGGAAGGAGGCGCCCGAGGTATGGGAGGTGCTTGAGGAGGTGACGCGCGAGCACCCGGTACTGCTGAACCGCGCACCGACTCTGCACCGAATCTCGGTCGAAGGTTTCTTTCCTCGGTTGTCCGAGCAACGGGCGATCGGGATTCATCCGCTCGTGTGCCCGCCGTTCAACGCCGATTTTGACGGTGACACGATGTCGGTGCACGTACCGCTGACGCCAGAGGCGATCCTCGAAACAGCGGTACTCACCCTTTCTTCCCACAATATTCTTTCGCCTGCGCACGGCCGACCGCTGATGGTGCCGTCGCAGGACATTGTGGCCGGGGTGTACTTCATGACCAAAACCAGGCCTTCCCGCGGCGAGGCGAAGAAACACTTTGACGACTTCGCTACAGTGCACTCGGCCTATGAACTAGGTGAGCTTGATATCCACGAGCCGGTTAAGTTTCATTACGAAGGCAAGGTCTACGATACGACGGTGGGGCGGGTGCTTTTTAACGAGGTGTTGCCCAAGTCGCTGCGGTTTGTGAACGAGACCTATGGTAAGGATAAGCTCGTGGCGGCAGTTGACCTGTGTTCGCGAACTCTCGGCATGGACGCGACGGCGAAACTGTTGGACGACATCAAGGACCTGGGATTTGAGATGGCAACGAGGTCCGGACTGTCAATCGGCATGGATGACGTGACCGTGCCGCCGGAGAAGGCTGAAGTACTCGAGCGTTCGGAGAAGGCGCTGCGCCGGGTTCAGCGGGCGTACGAGCGTGGGCTGATGACCGATGCCGAGAAGTACAACTTGGTAGTGAATACTTGGACACTGGCTACAGCCGAGGTCGAAGAAGCGCTGATGAAGCGGTTGAGCCAGGACCAGGAGGGATTCAACCCGGTTTTCATGCTGATTGACTCTGGCGCGCGAGGTTCCCGGACTCAGGCTTCGCAGATCGGCGGGATGCGCGGCCTGATGGCTAAACCGCAGCGCCGGTCGGTCGGCGAGGAGGTTATTGAGACCCCGATCAAGAGTTCCTTCCGCGAAGGGTTGTCGGTCTGGGAGTATTTCATCTCGACCCACGGTGCGCGCAAAGGTCTTACCGATACCGCGCTCAAGACCGCGGAGGCCGGTTACCTAACACGCCGCCTTGTGGACGTGGCGCAGGACGTTGTAATAACCCAGGAGGACTGTGGCACAATTCTTGGTCAGGAAGTTACCGCACTGCGAGAGGGCGGTGAGGTCGTCGAGCCTCTGGCGGAGCGCATCGCGGGCCGATTCGCGGTGGACGATGTCGTGAATCCGATCTCAGGCGAGGTTATCGTCCGGGCAGGAGATGAAATTTCGGACAAAGCAGCTCAAGAGATCGAAGATTACGGTATCGAGAAAGTCAGGGTCAGGTCGGTTTTGACCTGCGAGACACCGGGCGGGTTGTGCGTGAAATGCTACGGCCGTAATCTCGCAACCGGCCGAATTGTGGAAATCGGCGAAGCGGTTGGCGTTGTCGCGGCGCAGTCAATTGGCGAACCGGGTACCCAGCTTACGCTCAAGACGTTCCACGTCGGCGGTGTCTCAGCCCGCGTGGCGGAGCAGACCAAGGCCACGGCCAAGTACTCGGGTCACGTGAAGTATGAAGGGTTGGTGGTCTCGGCCCGGTCCGATGGTGAGACGGTGGCGCTCGACCAAGGTCGGATAGTGGTGACTGCTCCGGACCGGGCGGTGCCATTCAATGTACCAGCAGGTGCGGTTGTCCGGGTCAAAGACGGGCAGGACGTGGCTGAAGGCGAGACGCTCTTTGAGTGGGAGCCGTACTCGATTCCGATCATGGCGAAGGCAGCGGGTAAGGTTGTGTACCACGACATTGAGGTTGGCATCACAGTGCGGGAAGACATTGACGAACGGACCGAGCGGATGCAGCGGATCATTACCGAAGACCGGCAGAAGCGGCGCCACCCGAGAATCACGGTTGTGAACGCGAAGGGCAAGACACTGGAAACCCATGCCCTGCCGGCCGGAGCTTACCTTGTGGCCGACGATGGCACTGAGGTTGTGCCAGGTGACACGCTGGCACGGTTGCTGCGAGAGATGGGCCGGACTAGGGATATAACCGGCGGTCTGCCAAAGGTGGCCGAACTGTTTGAGGCCAAGCACGTGAAGGACCCGGCGGTTATCTCGGAGATTGACGGCACGGTTCATGTCGGCGAGCCTAAGGAGGGCATCCGGGAGGTGAGGGTCACTTCTGAGGGTGGAACCGACAAAGTTTACGAGATCCCGTACGGCAAGTATCTCTTGGTCCAGACTGGCGACCAGGTTCTCGCCGGCGACAAGCTGTGCGAGGGTTCGGTTGACCCACACGATGTTCTTAGAGTCAAGGGTTGGCTGGCCGTGCAGGAGTTCCTGACTAACCAGATTCAGGCGGTATACCGGCTGCAGAAGGTGAAAATCAACGACAAACACATCTCGGTGATTGTCCGACAGATGCTGCGTAAGGTGAAGGTCATTGACGCTGGCGATTCGAACTTCATCGAGGGTGAAATTGTTGAGCGGAGAAGACTATACGAGGAAAACCAGAAGCTTGTGGCCGAGAACCTGCGGCCGGCAAGTTTTCAGCCGATACTTCTCGGCATAACACGCGCGGCGCTCTTGACCGACAGCTTCCTTTCCGCAGCATCATTCCAGGAAACCACCCGGGTGCTGTCCGAGGCTGCAATCCAGGGTCGGCTGGACAAGCTCCGCGGGCTAAAGGAGAATGTCATCGTTGGCAGGCTGGTTCCGGCCGGCACCGGGTTCCGAGAGTTCTGCCGGATCAAGCTTGCTACTGAGGAGCCAAAAAAGGGTGAGCAGGAGGTAGCTTCAGAATGA
- a CDS encoding polyphenol oxidase family protein produces MIAFTTRKGGVSRGPYDSLNLSLQVGDEEHAVRENLRRVRHALGITTLFTMNQIHSARVVFFAEPDKQEKQQEADAAFSDLPGIGLGIKVADCLPVYIWSCKPPVVGLAHCGWRGTATRLAEKLAQQMSERFSVPLPRLHFALGPCICADCYVVGEDVAAEFRQQFPSADRFLRPAEQQEVSESQRFDPLNPRTLGPWNHFRFHLDLRSANRSLLTGLGLVEAGSLDLCTKENPEHFYSVRRDGTAGRNLAVIVLRRAKW; encoded by the coding sequence GTGATAGCCTTCACTACCCGCAAGGGCGGTGTCTCGCGCGGCCCTTACGATTCTCTGAACCTGTCCCTGCAGGTTGGCGATGAAGAGCACGCGGTCAGAGAAAATCTGCGTCGGGTCAGGCACGCCCTTGGCATCACTACACTCTTCACAATGAACCAGATTCACTCTGCACGGGTGGTATTCTTCGCCGAACCGGACAAGCAGGAAAAGCAACAGGAGGCTGACGCAGCCTTCAGCGATTTACCCGGCATCGGACTCGGCATCAAGGTTGCGGACTGCCTGCCGGTGTATATCTGGTCATGCAAACCACCTGTAGTCGGCCTTGCCCACTGCGGATGGCGGGGCACCGCCACCAGACTTGCCGAGAAACTCGCACAACAGATGTCCGAACGATTCTCGGTTCCGCTACCGCGTCTGCACTTCGCCCTCGGCCCCTGCATCTGCGCTGACTGCTACGTTGTAGGTGAGGATGTCGCCGCCGAGTTTCGCCAACAGTTCCCCTCGGCCGACCGTTTCCTCCGTCCAGCGGAACAACAGGAGGTATCGGAAAGCCAACGGTTCGACCCCTTGAACCCTAGAACCCTGGGACCCTGGAACCATTTTCGCTTCCACCTCGACCTCCGCTCCGCCAACCGCAGCCTGCTCACGGGGTTGGGCCTCGTCGAGGCCGGCTCGCTCGACCTCTGCACCAAAGAGAACCCGGAGCACTTCTACTCGGTCCGCCGTGACGGCACTGCTGGCCGCAACCTTGCCGTAATCGTCCTGCGGCGTGCAAAATGGTAG
- the recJ gene encoding single-stranded-DNA-specific exonuclease RecJ translates to MSELTPSLHWHLPEPPAADTALLARELNLPELAIRLMLRRGLASADAIRGFLTPSPALLHQPATLPDIKVATERIIAALERRERICVYGDYDADGVTGTCLLVSALRRLGADVVYYLPHRESEGYGLSLAGVEFCRETGAKLLITNDCGSTDREAVTAAAAASIDVIITDHHEVPVEPPRALALVNPKRPGSAYPFTELAGVGVAFKLVWSLLSALGRPRQELTCLLDLVGIGTIADMVPLVGENRILARLGLAAIRSTDRPGLRALMRRAGIPDRPLTSYDVGFIIGPRLNAAGRISHASTALELLLADDQTQADRLAAELDAHNRDRQTRGEETTKQAMARVEAEGLDKRRVVVVAQEDWHRGVIGIVATRLVERYYRPCIVISLEGETGKGSGRSVNGFNLYESLKAAAEYLSSFGGHKYAAGLVIDRNRIPQFTDAINRYADSLPEELYKPSIDVDAVCQLDEINDDLVRFLDQLEPYGPENRRPVFATLGLEVVGFPRRFGRNQEHLKLALRSGETVRDAVAWRRSELLTDIEVGCKDYLDICFTVDRNTHQGRAATRLILTDLRTRTPR, encoded by the coding sequence ATGTCTGAACTGACTCCTTCGTTACACTGGCATCTGCCTGAGCCGCCTGCGGCGGATACAGCTCTCCTCGCGCGAGAACTGAACCTGCCTGAACTCGCAATCCGGCTGATGCTCCGCCGCGGCCTTGCCAGTGCCGACGCAATCCGCGGTTTTCTCACACCCTCTCCAGCCCTGCTGCACCAGCCCGCAACTCTCCCCGACATCAAGGTCGCGACCGAGCGGATTATTGCGGCACTCGAACGCCGGGAGCGCATCTGCGTGTACGGCGACTATGATGCAGACGGCGTCACCGGTACCTGCCTGCTTGTGTCCGCGCTGCGCCGGCTCGGAGCGGATGTGGTCTATTACCTGCCGCACCGCGAGTCCGAAGGATACGGTCTCTCGCTTGCCGGCGTCGAGTTCTGTCGCGAAACAGGCGCGAAGCTGCTCATCACCAACGACTGCGGTTCAACCGACCGTGAAGCAGTGACCGCTGCGGCCGCGGCCAGTATTGACGTAATCATCACTGACCACCACGAAGTGCCGGTCGAACCGCCGCGAGCACTTGCCCTGGTCAACCCTAAACGACCCGGCTCTGCCTACCCATTTACCGAGCTGGCCGGCGTCGGCGTCGCTTTCAAACTTGTCTGGAGCCTCCTTTCTGCACTCGGCCGGCCCCGACAGGAACTTACCTGCCTCCTCGACCTAGTCGGCATCGGCACTATCGCCGATATGGTTCCGCTGGTTGGTGAGAACCGCATCCTGGCAAGACTTGGACTTGCTGCAATTCGCTCAACCGACCGACCCGGGCTGCGCGCCCTGATGCGCCGTGCTGGAATCCCGGACCGACCGCTCACAAGTTACGATGTCGGTTTCATCATCGGCCCGCGTCTGAACGCTGCAGGCCGTATCAGCCACGCCAGCACCGCGCTTGAACTTCTGCTCGCCGACGACCAGACCCAGGCCGACCGCCTTGCCGCCGAGCTTGACGCCCACAACCGAGACCGTCAGACTCGAGGCGAAGAGACAACGAAACAGGCAATGGCCCGCGTCGAAGCCGAGGGACTCGACAAGCGCCGTGTCGTGGTCGTGGCCCAGGAGGACTGGCACCGGGGTGTAATTGGCATCGTCGCAACCCGGCTGGTCGAACGCTACTACCGGCCCTGCATCGTCATTTCGCTTGAGGGCGAAACGGGAAAGGGTTCGGGCCGCTCGGTCAACGGTTTCAATCTTTATGAATCGCTCAAAGCAGCCGCTGAGTACCTGTCCAGTTTCGGTGGACACAAGTATGCCGCCGGGCTCGTAATTGACCGCAACCGAATACCGCAGTTCACCGATGCTATCAATCGCTATGCCGACAGCCTGCCCGAGGAGCTGTACAAGCCCAGCATTGACGTTGATGCAGTGTGTCAGCTTGACGAGATCAACGACGACCTTGTCCGGTTCCTCGACCAACTCGAACCATACGGACCTGAGAACCGGCGTCCGGTCTTCGCTACTCTCGGACTCGAGGTTGTAGGATTCCCACGGCGGTTCGGCCGCAACCAGGAACACCTGAAACTAGCCCTGCGCTCGGGCGAGACCGTGCGTGACGCAGTCGCCTGGCGTCGCAGCGAGCTCTTGACCGACATCGAGGTCGGCTGTAAAGACTACCTCGACATCTGCTTCACCGTGGATAGAAATACGCACCAAGGCCGTGCTGCCACTCGGCTCATACTGACCGACCTGCGGACACGAACACCGAGATAA